TCAATCGGGTCAATGTGCGGTAATGTCTTAGTCATGTTTGCCATTCCTGATAATATTTTTCTTAGTATTTGAATCGCGCTCACAGGCTCTGGTTTGTAGGGACAGAGGCGGAGGGATCAGACACGCTCGATAATCATGGCGATGCCTTGCCCTACACCGATGCACATGGTGCAAAGTGCGTAGCGCCCGCCGCGCCGTTCCAGTTCAAAAGTGGCTGCCAATGCCAAACGTGCTCCGCTCATGCCAAGAGGATGACCGAGCGCAATGGCACCGCCGTTCGGGTTCACGTGTTCGGCATCGTCAGGAAGGCCAAGCTGACGCATCACGGCCAGAGACTGCGCCGCAAAGGCTTCATTGAGTTCAATGACGTCCATTTGGTTCAGGCTTAAGCCGGCCAGTTCCAACACTTTGCGTGTGGCTGGCAGCGGGCCGATCCCCATAATGCGTGGTTCAACGCCACAGGTTGCGGTGGCGACAATGCGCGCTCTGGGTGTCAGTCCCTGCGCGATAGCCAGCGCTTCAGATGCCACGATCAGCGCGGCAGCACCGTCGTTAACCCCTGAGGCATTCCCGGCCGTCACGCTGCCCGGCATACGGAAAGGCGTTTTCAGGCTTTGCAATTGCTCCAGCGTGGTTTCTGGACGAGGATGCTCATCCTGTGTCACGCGGATCTCCGCCCCCTTTTTACCTTTCAAAACCACCGGAACAATTTCTTGCCCTAACACGCCTGAAGCCTGCGCCTTAGCGGTACGCTGTTGACTGCGCAGCGCAAAGGCATCTTGATCGGCGCGGCTGATATTGAACTGAGCGGCTACGTTTTCGGCGGTTTCAGGCATGGAGTCGGTGCCAAAAGATCCCTGCATGAGCGGATTCACAAAGCGCCAGCCGATAGTGGTATCGAATATTTGTGCCTGACGGCTGAAGGCGCTGTCGGCTTTGCCCATCACCAGCGGAGCACGCGTCATGGATTCCGCGCCTCCGGCCAACATCAGCTGAGCGTCACCGGCTTTAATGCTGCGGGCAGCAAAGGCCAGTGCATCAAGGCCGGAGCCGCACAGGCGATTGATGGTGGTGCCTGAAACGGTTGATGGTAATCCAGCCAATAACGCGGCCATACGGGCTACGTTACGGTTGTCTTCTCCGGCCTGATTGGCGCAGCCGAGGATCACGTCGTCAACGCGCTCCCAGTCCAACGTGGGATAACGGGCCATCAAGGCTTGCAATGGAATCGCGGCCAAA
This is a stretch of genomic DNA from Hafnia alvei. It encodes these proteins:
- the pcaF gene encoding 3-oxoadipyl-CoA thiolase, whose product is MNHAFICDGVRTPIGRYAGALAGLRADDLAAIPLQALMARYPTLDWERVDDVILGCANQAGEDNRNVARMAALLAGLPSTVSGTTINRLCGSGLDALAFAARSIKAGDAQLMLAGGAESMTRAPLVMGKADSAFSRQAQIFDTTIGWRFVNPLMQGSFGTDSMPETAENVAAQFNISRADQDAFALRSQQRTAKAQASGVLGQEIVPVVLKGKKGAEIRVTQDEHPRPETTLEQLQSLKTPFRMPGSVTAGNASGVNDGAAALIVASEALAIAQGLTPRARIVATATCGVEPRIMGIGPLPATRKVLELAGLSLNQMDVIELNEAFAAQSLAVMRQLGLPDDAEHVNPNGGAIALGHPLGMSGARLALAATFELERRGGRYALCTMCIGVGQGIAMIIERV